One window of Cellulomonas shaoxiangyii genomic DNA carries:
- a CDS encoding ATP-binding protein, giving the protein MGRGRLRVLLGAAPGVGKTYAMLEEGRRLRDEGKDVVVAVVETHGRAATAALLDGLEVVPRRTVEHRGVTLTDLDLPAVLLRRPDLALVDELAHSNAPGLEHEKRWQDVDALLDAGIDVVSTVNIQHIESLNDVVEKITGVVQRETIPDGVLRAADQIEVVDLAPQALRDRLSGGYVYPAERIDAALSNYFRLGNLTALRELALLWLADEVDAALRLYRTEHGIDSTWEARERVVVTLTGGPEGETLIRRGARIAARSAGGQLLALHVASQDGLRGATPGALARQRALVEQLGGTFHQVVGDDVPRALVDFARGVNATQLVIGVSRRGRLAAALSGPGIGATVTREAGNIDVHIVNHSAAGGGFALPPVGGALTVRRQVVGFLLALVVGPLLTWLLVASRGEETIISDVLAYQLLVVVVALVGGVWPAVYAAVLSGLTIDFFFIEPFHTVTVAEPFHLLALVLYVVIACLVSFVVDRAARTTRAARRSAAESEVLATVAGSVMRGQDAVQALVDTAYRAFGTDGARLVAAGDVLAAHGDTGGAPSTTIAVGDDARLELFGPDLPASERRLLQVIAAQLEAALEHTDLAQVASEVDQLAALDRVRSALLSALSHDLRRPLTAATAAVSGLRSTAGHDGLSAEDRSELLRTADESLTSLAGLLTDLLDVSRLEAGVLAVARTPVEAVDAILPALDELALGPDRVELDLDLDVPAVLADPVLLERVVVNLLANAHRHAPPGTRVRLTTSALGASVEIRVVDHGPGIPTERREDVFVPFQRLGDTDNTTGLGLGLALSKGFVEGMGGRLTPEDTPGGGLTMVVSLPAVASGPAAVADAASEVAG; this is encoded by the coding sequence ATGGGTCGCGGCCGGCTCCGCGTGCTCCTCGGCGCGGCACCGGGCGTGGGGAAGACCTACGCCATGCTCGAGGAGGGCCGGCGCCTGCGCGACGAGGGCAAGGACGTCGTGGTCGCGGTCGTGGAGACCCACGGCCGCGCCGCGACGGCCGCCCTGCTCGACGGGCTCGAGGTCGTGCCGCGCCGGACCGTCGAGCACCGAGGCGTCACGCTCACGGACCTCGACCTGCCCGCGGTGCTCCTGCGTCGTCCTGACCTCGCGCTGGTCGACGAGCTCGCGCACAGCAACGCGCCGGGCCTCGAGCACGAGAAGCGGTGGCAGGACGTGGACGCCCTGCTGGACGCCGGCATCGACGTGGTCTCGACGGTCAACATCCAGCACATCGAGTCGTTGAACGACGTCGTGGAGAAGATCACCGGTGTGGTCCAGCGCGAGACGATCCCCGACGGGGTGCTGCGCGCCGCGGACCAGATCGAGGTCGTCGACCTGGCCCCGCAGGCGCTGCGCGACCGCCTCTCCGGCGGCTACGTCTACCCCGCCGAGCGCATCGACGCGGCGCTGTCGAACTACTTCCGCCTGGGCAACCTCACCGCGCTGCGCGAGCTCGCGCTGCTGTGGCTCGCCGACGAGGTCGACGCCGCGCTGCGGCTCTACCGGACCGAGCACGGCATCGACAGCACGTGGGAGGCCCGGGAGCGCGTCGTGGTGACGCTGACCGGCGGCCCCGAGGGGGAGACCCTCATCCGCCGCGGCGCCCGGATCGCGGCCAGGTCCGCGGGCGGGCAGCTGCTCGCGCTGCACGTCGCGAGCCAGGACGGGCTGCGCGGGGCGACCCCCGGTGCGCTCGCCCGCCAGCGTGCGCTCGTGGAGCAGCTCGGCGGCACGTTCCACCAGGTCGTCGGGGACGACGTCCCGCGTGCGCTCGTCGACTTCGCGCGCGGCGTCAACGCGACGCAGCTCGTGATCGGCGTCTCCCGCCGGGGGCGCCTGGCCGCGGCGCTGAGCGGCCCCGGCATCGGTGCGACGGTGACGCGCGAGGCCGGCAACATCGACGTGCACATCGTCAACCACTCCGCGGCCGGTGGCGGGTTCGCCCTGCCTCCCGTCGGCGGCGCGCTGACCGTCCGGCGCCAGGTGGTCGGCTTCCTGCTCGCGCTCGTGGTCGGCCCCCTCCTGACCTGGCTCCTCGTCGCGTCCCGCGGCGAGGAGACGATCATCAGCGACGTCCTGGCCTACCAGCTGCTGGTCGTGGTCGTCGCCCTCGTCGGCGGTGTGTGGCCGGCCGTGTACGCCGCCGTGCTGTCCGGCCTCACCATCGACTTCTTCTTCATCGAGCCGTTCCACACGGTCACCGTCGCCGAGCCCTTCCACCTGCTCGCCCTCGTCCTCTACGTCGTGATCGCGTGCCTCGTGAGCTTCGTGGTCGACCGCGCCGCGCGCACCACGCGCGCGGCGCGCCGCTCGGCCGCCGAGTCCGAGGTGCTCGCGACCGTGGCGGGCAGCGTGATGCGGGGTCAGGACGCCGTGCAGGCCCTGGTCGACACCGCGTACCGCGCCTTCGGCACGGACGGTGCCCGCCTGGTCGCCGCCGGTGACGTGCTCGCCGCGCACGGCGACACCGGCGGTGCGCCGTCGACCACGATCGCCGTGGGCGACGACGCCCGGCTCGAGCTCTTCGGACCCGACCTGCCCGCCTCCGAGCGGCGCCTGCTGCAGGTCATCGCCGCGCAGCTGGAGGCGGCGCTCGAGCACACGGACCTCGCGCAGGTCGCGAGCGAGGTCGACCAGCTCGCGGCCCTCGACCGGGTCCGCAGCGCGCTGCTGTCCGCCCTCAGCCACGACCTGCGCCGTCCGCTCACGGCCGCGACGGCCGCGGTCAGCGGGCTGCGGTCGACCGCCGGGCACGACGGGCTCTCCGCCGAGGACCGCAGCGAGCTGCTGCGGACGGCCGACGAGAGCCTGACCTCCCTGGCCGGGCTGCTGACCGACCTGCTCGACGTGAGCCGGCTCGAGGCGGGCGTGCTCGCGGTGGCGCGCACACCGGTCGAGGCGGTCGACGCGATCCTGCCGGCGCTCGACGAGCTCGCCCTCGGCCCCGACCGCGTCGAGCTGGACCTGGACCTGGACGTGCCCGCGGTGCTGGCCGACCCGGTGCTCCTCGAGCGCGTCGTCGTCAACCTGCTCGCCAACGCCCACCGGCACGCGCCGCCGGGCACACGCGTGCGCCTGACGACCAGCGCGCTCGGCGCGAGCGTGGAGATCCGGGTCGTCGACCACGGTCCCGGGATCCCGACGGAACGACGGGAGGACGTCTTCGTGCCGTTCCAGCGCCTCGGCGACACCGACAACACCACCGGCCTCGGGCTGGGGCTCGCGCTGTCCAAGGGCTTCGTCGAGGGCATGGGCGGGCGCCTCACGCCCGAGGACACACCGGGCGGCGGTCTCACGATGGTCGTCTCGCTCCCCGCGGTGGCGTCCGGACCTGCTGCCGTGGCGGACGCCGCGTCGGAGGTGGCGGGGTGA